The Puntigrus tetrazona isolate hp1 chromosome 3, ASM1883169v1, whole genome shotgun sequence nucleotide sequence GCtgtcatttaatattatatcataCTGTTTTCAACCTTTTATCTCCACTAAGAAGCTCTTGTAAATGCGTCCAAATTCATTGCTGGCACTGCATGTGTAAACTCCAGCATTGGTAGACGTGGCTCTCTCGATGTTTATGTGGCGCCTCCCAGTggagatgtttttatttttgaagctCCACCACACCTCAGGTTCTGGGTTACCAGTCGACGGGCACTCTAGCGTTATATTGCTGTGTTGTTCCACGATAAACTTATCTTGGCTGTCATAAAACACTGGAGCATCTGTGTTAAAAGTAGAAGTTGTCTTTGTTAATTAATTGGCAAAGgttattaaagaaatacattGTAGACCATCTCTTACGTAGGACGTTGAGGTTGAATGAAGATTCAGAAGCTCCGTGTTTGTTAAGTGCGGTTAACCTATAAAGGCCACCATCATTCCACTTGGGATGAAAGTCATGCTGGAGCATTTTCCCATTTTTGTAGAGGAAGAATTGAGGCTTTGGACATCCATCAGCTATGCAAGGCCATTTGAAGggtgtattttcttttacttcatAGCTCCCGTTGCAGTTCAGATTTGGAGGATCTGTTTTGGGGAGATAACAATCAACTTAAAAACACAATCagacacaaaatataatttcctgAAGAACTCTCACACTTACACTCAACAGTTATGTTCACGAAGCAACTATCAATACCGCCGTAATTGCTGGCAATGATTACATATCGGCCAGAATCGTGTTTGTTAAGAATTGTAGAGGAATTGACTGATGATGATCTGTGTGTCCAGGAGATGTCTGGCTTAGGATTACCCACAACTGAATAGGAACTTGAAGGATATGAATCCAGCGAGGTCTCTGTCAATGGTGACCAGTCgctacaaaatgtaaattctgaaGCAACTGGAATAGGAGAACAGAAAAAGACATACTTATTTGAAAGAAGTTCTTGCTTCATCACATGTGTGGAgacattaaacaatattttgttcACTAACAATGTACAGTAATGTTGAGAGGATCTGATGATATTGTGGGATGAGGCTGAGGTCCTTCTGCTCCCAGTTCCAGCTCTGCTACACACTTATATTGAGCTCCATCATCAGCTCGATCTGGACGGATCAGGAGTGTAGCAGTTTCATTCACTGGAGTCCGGATGGTGTCATTATTAAAGGTGGTTTGATTAAAGGTGGGTTGATTTAGCAGAGTCTGTCCTTTGTACCATTTGACAGTGAGATACTGAACAGGAGCCACACCGAGAACGTCACACTGGAGCTCATACTCCTCTCCCTCCATCATTGGTCCGCTGTGATTCACAGTGCTGATGGACACACTGTCTGGAGTCTCTGTGGAGGAAAGATTTACACGCTCTGACACCTGCTGTGATGATGACTCTACATTTATTAGATATATCTGagaattaacagaaaaacagagtAACAGAGAAACTTACTGTAAACAGTGACTGGGAGCTTTACTAAACACTGATGCGGCTTATCtccttttttacagtttatgaaGCAATATGGCTCAATGTCCCATTCTGTCAGTTCTGACACTGTCCATGTGATCAGACTCTTGTCTCTGATCATGGGCACTGCTCCCTCACTGGCTTCCCATCCAATCCCTTGATGCTGGACTGAAGTTTTGCAGTCAGCAGAAACACGGTCACCGTACTTCACAACAGCTCTCCATGGGACGATTTGAATAGGACAGTGATTTTCTGCAGAAAAGGATGTGATTGAAAACCAATGAAGCTCTATCACAGAATAACAGCATCATTTACAAATCGGTTTGGGCATTTATCAGTACTGCACTTTTCACGTGTATTAGCAAAAAAACTAGCAATGCTTTAGTGGCTTTTCACACAGAGCGTGCTTTTGACTTTAAAATCATGACACTAGGCAGTGGAATGAAAAAATCTAGTAGGACATCATCACCTTGAATGATGGTCTCTGTTGAAATGGAGTATTTTGGTTTATCTGAGGAGGACAGAGATACAATTCTCAGAACAACCGGAACATAAGGAGCAGCTGTTATTACCAGATCACTAAACACATTGTactgaaacctttttatttgcattaattcataatatgtaatattagatttaaaattttaaattaaatgttctgCATGTGATGAAATGTGACAGTCGCTTCTCAATAGAAGGACGTCGGAAAATATGAACTGAATTAAATGGCAATCCTGGAAATAATAAACTTACAGTAAACTTCAGCATTGAAAGCAGATTCTGTAGGAGGAGGTCCTTCTTCTCCCAGTTCCAGCTCTGCTACACACTTATATTGAGCTCCATCATCAGCTCGGTCTGGACGGATCAGGAGTGTGGCAGTTTCATTCACTGGAGTCTTGATGTTGTCATTAAAGGTGGTTTGATTCAGCAGAGTCTGTCCTTTGTACCATTTGACAGTGAGATACTGAACAGGAGCCACACCGAGAACGTCACACTGGAGCTCATACTCCTCTCCCTCCATCATTGGTCCGCTGTGATCCACAGTGATGATGGACACACTGTCTGGTGCCTCTGTAAATAGATTTCAAGGATATTGATATCCACAGTCGTGAGTGAATTCaagaaaatcatttgttttagggaaaaaacaaaaaaactcactgTAAATGGTTATTGGAAGATCTTGTGAACACTCCATTTCAGTAGAGTTCATGTAACATGTTAGATTCATCTCCCAGTCCGTCACAACCATAGTTGCTGAGATACCTTCACTGTTCACAACTGTGTCGTCAAATCCCCATCTAAAGCCAGTCTGATGTGTGGTGTTGCTGGAGGAGCAGTTCACCGAAAATGAAGCTCCATATTCAACCACAACATCAAAAGGGCTGAACAAAATCTCGCAGGCGTCTAAATAGAGAACACacaattatgataaaaaataatctatGTGCAAGGTAGTATTATTACAGTTCATTGAAATTAGTCATGATTCATGTAAACTGAATTTCTGCTTTACTTTGACCAAATGACTTGCTGAAACTTAAATGTGATGAAGATGTAAATGGCAAATGTgaatgagtttatttcttcatcaaaaGAGGGTTTGAGTCTAGCCTTAAATTAAGGAAGTAAGCTGATGTCATAAATAAGTAACAAgttataataagtaataaaggctacctatttattttaagagtattaacccagcatgctttgcatgtgGCTGGATATGgagagtaaataataaaattaagtgctattttatgtgcttttgggTGAAGGGAAACATCGGTTAATGGATAATGTCAagttatgttttacatttaaacgtGTTTCTGTTATGTTGAAGTTTCTGTAATTACTGCTGTGCAGAAGAGCAGAGCTTATGGGTAGTTTGTGAATAACTGCATAGAATAACATGAGCAATGATGCTTTGTTTAGTGAGTAGTAGTTTTGGTAATGCCAGTGTAGTTATCTACTTGAGTTATCTAGTATACAGTCTTTTAATTGCACGGTAACTGAAAAAATctacttaaaataacagcacaTTTTAGTAATAAAACTGAATGCTTTGTTTCATAGACTAAATAATTCTGtgtaatattgttacattttttagtagatag carries:
- the icam5 gene encoding intercellular adhesion molecule 5 — its product is MLLLQPLIGLFLMSHGDACEILFSPFDVVVEYGASFSVNCSSSNTTHQTGFRWGFDDTVVNSEGISATMVVTDWEMNLTCYMNSTEMECSQDLPITIYKAPDSVSIITVDHSGPMMEGEEYELQCDVLGVAPVQYLTVKWYKGQTLLNQTTFNDNIKTPVNETATLLIRPDRADDGAQYKCVAELELGEEGPPPTESAFNAEVYYKPKYSISTETIIQENHCPIQIVPWRAVVKYGDRVSADCKTSVQHQGIGWEASEGAVPMIRDKSLITWTVSELTEWDIEPYCFINCKKGDKPHQCLVKLPVTVYKTPDSVSISTVNHSGPMMEGEEYELQCDVLGVAPVQYLTVKWYKGQTLLNQPTFNQTTFNNDTIRTPVNETATLLIRPDRADDGAQYKCVAELELGAEGPQPHPTISSDPLNITVHFASEFTFCSDWSPLTETSLDSYPSSSYSVVGNPKPDISWTHRSSSVNSSTILNKHDSGRYVIIASNYGGIDSCFVNITVEYPPNLNCNGSYEVKENTPFKWPCIADGCPKPQFFLYKNGKMLQHDFHPKWNDGGLYRLTALNKHGASESSFNLNVLHAPVFYDSQDKFIVEQHSNITLECPSTGNPEPEVWWSFKNKNISTGRRHINIERATSTNAGVYTCSASNEFGRIYKSFLVEIKDDITYYILIAVVVVSALFVLIFLAVLMWKRRKSRGWYEIQHEMRPLSNGDHK